One window from the genome of Paramisgurnus dabryanus chromosome 22, PD_genome_1.1, whole genome shotgun sequence encodes:
- the LOC141281393 gene encoding uncharacterized protein codes for MTFTIIFIWTLLFSLQGCKSQYTVTQSPSVKTAARGDSVTMNCKVSSPPACNPPCLAWYLQKPGEAPKLLIYYTNRLQSGTPSRFSGSGSNTDFTLTISGVQTEDEGDYYCQSYSGVFTHAGKTTNTQNESLHHHLHLDSGSFIQESRGVTVTQSKAQSVSVGQTVNIKCTTDIGIYSTYLSWYQQKPGEAPKLIIYYINNRHGDTSQRFSGSGSSYGTDFTLSISGVQTEDAGDYYCMSYHYINSKYVFTQ; via the exons ATGACCTTCACCATCATCTTCATCTGGACACTTTTATTCTCCTTACAAG GGTGTAAATCACAGTATACAGTAACTCAAAGTCCTTCAGTGAAGACTGCAGCACGAGGAGACTCTGTTACTATGAACTGTAAAGTCAGTTCTCCTCCAGCCTGTAACCCACCCTGTCTGGCCTGGTACTTACAGAAACCTGGAGAAGCTCCTAAACTCCTGATATATTATACAAACAGACTTCAGTCTGGAACTCCATCAAGATTCAGTGGCAGTGGATCAAACACAGATTTTACTCTGACCATCAGTGGAGTTCAGACTGAAGATGAAGGAGATTATTACTGTCAGAGTTATAGTGGTGTGTTCACACA TgctggaaaaacaacaaatacacaaaatgaatCTCTTCATCATCACCTTCATCTGGATTCTGGGAGTTTTATTCAAG AATCCAGAGGAGTTACTGTAACTCAGAGTAAAGCTCAATCTGTTTCTGTTGGACAAACCGTCAATATAAAGTGTACAACTGATATTGGAATATATAGCACTTATTTATCTTGGTATCAGCAGAAACCTGGAGAAGCTCCTAAACTCatcatttattatataaataatcgTCATGGTGACACTTCACAGAGATTCAGTGGCAGTGGATCATCTTATGGTACAGATTTTACTCTGAGCATCAGTGGAGTTCAGACTGAAGATGCAGGAGATTATTACTGTATGAGTTATCATTATatcaacagtaaatatgtgTTCACACAGTGA